In Bacillus sp. DX3.1, the following proteins share a genomic window:
- a CDS encoding DUF72 domain-containing protein, giving the protein MISIGLTGWGDHHSLYTNSYENRNKLRTYSEYFPIVEVDSSFYAMQPARNYTKWAGETPNDFSFVVKAYQGMTGHMKEGIPFSDVNEMFETFKQSILPLQEAQKLRVILFQYPPWFDCQKKNVDLLRYTKEKMEGLPCALEFRNQTWFYPNIHDKTLQFLEQENWIHTICDEPQAGIGSVPLILEATHSEMALIRFHGRNVHGWLDKGENWRAVRCLYRYNTKELEEWVDRLQTLQKKTKNIYVLFNNNSGGDAADNAKQLMNMLGITYGEPKPEQLNLFE; this is encoded by the coding sequence TTGATTTCCATTGGATTAACAGGTTGGGGAGACCATCATTCTTTATATACAAATTCCTACGAAAACAGAAATAAATTACGAACATATAGTGAGTATTTTCCGATTGTTGAAGTGGATAGCTCTTTTTACGCAATGCAGCCGGCTCGAAATTATACAAAATGGGCCGGAGAAACGCCAAACGATTTTTCATTTGTTGTCAAAGCGTATCAAGGGATGACGGGGCATATGAAGGAAGGAATTCCATTTTCAGATGTCAATGAGATGTTTGAAACGTTTAAACAATCGATTCTTCCGCTCCAAGAAGCACAAAAACTGAGAGTAATTTTATTTCAATATCCACCATGGTTCGATTGTCAAAAGAAAAATGTAGATCTACTTCGTTATACAAAAGAGAAGATGGAAGGCTTACCGTGTGCATTAGAATTTCGAAATCAAACTTGGTTTTACCCAAATATACACGATAAGACGTTACAGTTTCTAGAACAGGAAAACTGGATTCATACCATTTGCGATGAGCCCCAAGCGGGAATAGGATCCGTTCCACTCATATTAGAAGCGACACATTCTGAAATGGCACTGATTCGTTTTCATGGCCGTAATGTTCATGGCTGGCTTGATAAAGGAGAAAATTGGCGAGCTGTCCGCTGTTTATACCGCTACAATACAAAAGAGTTAGAAGAATGGGTGGATAGGCTACAGACATTGCAGAAAAAAACAAAAAATATATATGTATTATTTAATAATAATTCGGGCGGAGATGCTGCGGATAATGCGAAGCAACTAATGAATATGCTAGGCATTACATATGGAGAACCGAAACCCGAGCAACTAAATTTATTCGAATGA
- a CDS encoding inorganic phosphate transporter, producing MNTLLFLTILIVICALAFDFINGFHDTANAIATAVSTKALKPRHAIVMAAIMNFLGAMTFTGVAKTITKDIVDPFALNNGSYVILAALLAAIVWNLITWYYGIPSSSSHAIIGAIAGAAIAAAGVSSLNYKGFIKIIEALIISPIVAFVIGFIVYSIFKVVFKNFNLTKTNKNFRLFQIFTAALQAYTHGTNDAQKAMGIITMALMTNGLHTSGDIPLWVQFSCALAMGLGTSVGGWKIIKTVGGQIMKIRPVNGVAADLSSSLVIFGATFIHLPVSTTHVISSSILGVGASHRVKGVKWGTAKRMLITWVITLPITASLAALFYYLLQLIF from the coding sequence ATGAATACACTCTTGTTTTTAACTATTTTAATTGTCATTTGCGCTCTAGCTTTCGATTTTATTAATGGATTTCATGATACAGCGAACGCCATTGCAACAGCAGTTTCAACGAAAGCTTTGAAGCCAAGACATGCAATTGTTATGGCAGCTATTATGAACTTTTTAGGTGCAATGACATTTACAGGAGTAGCAAAAACAATTACAAAAGACATAGTTGACCCATTCGCTTTAAACAATGGATCATATGTTATTTTAGCTGCTCTGCTTGCTGCCATTGTTTGGAACTTAATTACTTGGTACTACGGTATTCCAAGTAGTTCTTCACATGCAATCATTGGTGCAATCGCAGGCGCTGCAATTGCTGCTGCTGGTGTAAGTTCATTAAATTATAAAGGATTTATTAAAATTATTGAGGCTTTAATTATTTCACCAATCGTCGCTTTTGTTATTGGTTTTATCGTATATAGTATTTTTAAAGTTGTCTTTAAAAACTTTAATCTAACGAAAACAAATAAAAATTTCCGTTTATTCCAAATTTTCACAGCCGCATTACAAGCTTACACGCATGGAACAAACGATGCACAAAAAGCAATGGGAATTATTACAATGGCATTAATGACAAATGGTCTTCATACTTCCGGAGATATTCCTTTATGGGTCCAATTCTCATGTGCTCTTGCAATGGGTCTTGGTACTTCTGTCGGTGGATGGAAAATTATTAAAACTGTTGGTGGACAAATTATGAAAATTCGTCCTGTAAATGGTGTGGCTGCGGATCTATCATCATCACTTGTTATTTTCGGGGCAACATTTATTCATTTACCAGTTAGTACAACGCATGTTATCTCTTCTTCTATTTTAGGAGTAGGTGCTTCACACCGCGTCAAAGGTGTAAAATGGGGAACTGCAAAGCGCATGTTAATTACATGGGTTATTACACTTCCTATTACAGCTTCATTAGCTGCTTTATTCTATTACCTATTACAGTTAATCTTCTAA
- a CDS encoding ATP-binding protein, whose amino-acid sequence MLQEDTTLSHENQIQELENKVRFYEQLIDQLPHHFTYENSQLGLRLQKQGDSSHAISNVPKEDKNPSFLLTCDSLFLFEQLEKHFIHIFDAFSHHVTFINKEGCITLCNQAAADDFGIERNDIVGKPIQDLLNLPEEKIKALETLYSGKEVHNEEVLDQNYGICNNRIIRDHNGEIFRVISVFHYLNTERDAEKLALAGRIAAGIAHEVRNPLTTVRGYLQFLQDSISASNKELFKNLLIPELDRANNIITKFLSITKEHEFKREPFPINTFLRDYIQQLLASEVFLHNISIQYDLSPELESVLVNIDRHELVQVFLNLFQNAVDAKGDKPLAIKITSHRLDNFARITFQDNGTGIPAAIQEYIFDPFFSTKDAGTGLGLSVTRKIIQNHNGTLKVSSAENGTIFTISIPLKQKTTGF is encoded by the coding sequence ATGCTTCAAGAGGATACTACTTTATCTCATGAAAATCAAATTCAGGAATTAGAAAACAAAGTTCGTTTTTATGAGCAGCTGATTGATCAATTACCACATCATTTTACATATGAAAATTCACAGCTTGGTTTACGATTACAAAAACAAGGAGATTCTTCTCATGCCATAAGTAATGTACCGAAAGAAGATAAAAATCCAAGTTTTTTGCTCACTTGTGATTCCCTCTTTCTATTTGAACAGCTGGAAAAACATTTTATTCATATTTTTGATGCATTTTCCCATCATGTTACTTTTATCAACAAAGAAGGTTGTATCACGTTATGTAATCAAGCGGCTGCAGACGATTTTGGTATTGAGCGAAATGATATAGTAGGTAAACCAATTCAAGACTTATTAAACCTACCAGAAGAAAAAATTAAAGCATTAGAAACATTGTATTCTGGAAAAGAAGTTCATAACGAGGAAGTATTAGACCAAAACTACGGTATTTGCAACAATCGTATTATACGTGATCATAATGGAGAGATTTTCCGGGTTATCAGTGTATTTCATTACTTAAATACAGAGCGCGATGCTGAAAAATTAGCATTAGCTGGTCGAATTGCGGCAGGTATTGCCCATGAAGTTCGAAATCCACTTACGACAGTACGAGGATATTTACAATTTTTACAAGACAGCATTTCAGCTTCCAATAAAGAGCTCTTTAAAAACCTTCTCATCCCAGAATTAGATCGTGCGAATAATATTATTACTAAATTTTTATCTATTACAAAAGAGCATGAATTTAAAAGAGAGCCCTTCCCTATTAATACATTTTTACGCGATTACATTCAACAGTTATTAGCTAGCGAAGTATTTTTACATAACATCTCAATCCAATATGACTTGTCTCCCGAGTTAGAAAGCGTGCTTGTAAATATTGATCGCCATGAGCTTGTACAAGTCTTTTTAAACTTATTTCAAAACGCTGTGGATGCAAAGGGTGACAAACCTTTAGCCATCAAAATTACAAGTCATCGTTTGGACAATTTTGCTCGAATTACTTTTCAAGACAATGGAACAGGCATTCCAGCAGCCATTCAAGAATATATATTTGATCCATTCTTTTCTACAAAAGATGCAGGAACAGGACTTGGTTTATCGGTTACAAGAAAAATCATCCAAAATCATAATGGAACTTTAAAAGTTTCTAGTGCTGAGAATGGTACAATCTTTACCATCTCGATTCCATTAAAACAAAAAACAACTGGCTTTTAA
- a CDS encoding DUF47 domain-containing protein, whose amino-acid sequence MVFKSKKDKFSEMLMNISENLKEGAQFFVEYKIKNASDLKEFSMRMKEYESKGDSYIHEIIMELNKAFITPIEREDILQLAMSMDDVLDGLDHCAALFEMYSITEADEYMIKFVDAINQCAIEIANSVELMSNKKLVDIRTNAIKIKDYESQCDDIRRHAIKHLFSREKDPIKIIQYKEIYEELEEIADSCQSVANVLETIIMKNA is encoded by the coding sequence ATGGTCTTTAAATCTAAAAAAGATAAATTTTCTGAAATGCTAATGAATATTTCAGAAAATTTAAAAGAAGGCGCTCAATTTTTCGTGGAGTATAAGATTAAAAATGCTAGCGATTTAAAAGAGTTTTCTATGCGCATGAAAGAATATGAGTCAAAAGGTGACTCATACATTCACGAGATTATTATGGAGCTAAACAAAGCGTTTATTACTCCTATTGAACGTGAAGACATCCTACAGCTTGCAATGAGTATGGATGATGTTTTAGACGGGTTAGATCACTGTGCTGCTCTATTTGAGATGTACTCTATTACAGAAGCAGATGAATACATGATTAAATTCGTAGATGCGATCAATCAATGTGCAATTGAAATCGCAAATTCTGTTGAGCTTATGTCGAACAAAAAGTTAGTAGACATTCGTACAAATGCAATCAAAATTAAGGATTATGAATCACAGTGTGATGATATCCGTCGTCATGCAATTAAGCATTTGTTCTCTCGTGAAAAAGATCCAATTAAGATTATTCAGTATAAAGAGATTTACGAGGAGCTAGAAGAAATAGCTGATAGCTGTCAAAGCGTTGCAAACGTGTTAGAAACAATTATTATGAAGAATGCATAA
- a CDS encoding PBP1A family penicillin-binding protein encodes MKLNNTHLQKMLEWFNKKKKLRNVLFIFGGLFITLLIAVNIIIFIQDISALKQAVPQPTLIYDANKEVAAKLSSSKTEGIKRKDIPDIMIQAIVAVEDKEFYSHHGIYYSGIMSAVLKNITAGEVVAGGSTITQQLAKNVFLTQERTFSRKFKEYFLTKKIERTYTKDEIIEMYVNQIYFGEGAWGIKKAAKAYFDKEVKDLTIAEAATIAGLIKAPSTYSPYKNFNKSIGRRNIVLSLMKEQEYITENQYNQAKGTGLTLRRGVDDKYKGKYSQYVDYIVREAMEKYELTQNEILAGGYRIYTELDPKKQQAVEDVVNNDSYFKESSSDQLMQTGIVLMDPKTGGVPALVGSRGAYQFLQFNHATQLKRQPGSTLKPLAVYVPALEQGYEVYDVLKDEPLNIKDYTPQNSDHTFHGDVTMYEAVAESYNVPAVWLLEQIGLEKGLKSLERFGIPLQEQDRAYHIALGGMYTGTSPFVMAQAYATFANDGVQIEGHAIREIQNAEGEIVGKWYKKETRVTSEKIAQKITYLLKGVVEKGTGEKAKVKNIDTAGKTGTTQLVDGPSSGAKDSWFVGYTPDLVGAIWVGYDKTDSEHYVPGGSQITTTMFRDIMKKADANPTQKAFQLSLISEVDYTKQLKTVEEEKRRKEEEQQRKKQQKEWIDKVKEWIPFF; translated from the coding sequence ATGAAATTGAACAACACTCATTTACAAAAGATGCTTGAGTGGTTCAACAAGAAGAAGAAACTGCGCAATGTGTTATTCATTTTTGGTGGTTTGTTCATCACTCTGCTTATTGCTGTAAATATTATAATTTTTATTCAAGACATATCTGCATTAAAACAAGCTGTCCCACAGCCAACTCTCATTTATGACGCTAATAAAGAAGTAGCAGCAAAGTTATCTTCTTCGAAAACAGAAGGGATTAAACGAAAAGATATTCCTGATATTATGATTCAGGCAATTGTTGCAGTAGAGGACAAAGAATTTTATAGCCATCATGGTATTTACTATAGTGGGATTATGAGCGCGGTGTTGAAAAATATTACCGCTGGGGAAGTTGTTGCTGGTGGAAGTACGATTACCCAACAACTTGCAAAAAATGTATTCCTGACACAAGAGCGCACATTTTCACGTAAATTTAAAGAGTACTTTCTTACGAAAAAAATAGAACGTACGTATACGAAAGATGAAATTATTGAAATGTATGTGAATCAAATTTATTTTGGTGAAGGTGCTTGGGGGATTAAAAAAGCAGCAAAAGCATACTTTGACAAAGAAGTAAAAGATTTAACAATAGCAGAAGCTGCTACAATAGCAGGGTTAATTAAGGCGCCGTCAACGTACTCACCTTATAAAAACTTTAATAAATCGATTGGAAGAAGAAATATTGTTCTGTCACTTATGAAAGAGCAAGAGTATATTACAGAAAACCAATATAATCAGGCAAAGGGAACTGGTCTTACATTACGCCGAGGTGTTGATGATAAATATAAAGGGAAATATTCGCAATATGTGGATTATATTGTTCGAGAGGCAATGGAGAAATATGAATTAACACAAAATGAAATTTTAGCTGGTGGATATCGTATTTATACAGAGCTTGATCCGAAAAAGCAACAGGCGGTAGAAGATGTTGTTAATAATGACAGTTACTTTAAAGAAAGCAGTTCTGATCAACTTATGCAAACGGGTATTGTACTTATGGATCCAAAGACTGGTGGTGTTCCAGCATTAGTTGGTAGTAGGGGGGCGTATCAATTTTTACAATTTAATCATGCAACGCAATTAAAAAGGCAACCAGGGTCAACACTAAAGCCTCTTGCGGTGTACGTACCGGCGTTAGAACAAGGGTATGAAGTATATGATGTGCTAAAAGATGAACCGCTTAATATAAAAGATTATACACCCCAAAATAGCGATCATACTTTTCATGGGGATGTCACAATGTATGAAGCGGTTGCAGAGTCTTACAATGTCCCAGCGGTGTGGTTGTTAGAACAAATTGGATTAGAAAAAGGTTTGAAATCATTAGAACGATTTGGTATTCCGTTACAAGAGCAAGATCGCGCTTATCATATCGCATTAGGGGGAATGTATACAGGTACTTCCCCATTTGTAATGGCTCAAGCTTATGCAACATTTGCAAATGATGGAGTACAGATTGAAGGACATGCAATCCGGGAAATACAGAATGCTGAAGGAGAAATAGTTGGGAAATGGTACAAAAAAGAAACCCGAGTAACGAGCGAGAAAATTGCTCAAAAAATAACATACCTATTAAAAGGTGTTGTTGAAAAAGGAACGGGTGAAAAAGCAAAGGTGAAAAATATTGATACTGCTGGTAAAACAGGGACAACTCAACTTGTAGATGGTCCAAGCAGCGGGGCGAAAGATTCATGGTTTGTTGGCTATACGCCAGATTTAGTTGGGGCAATTTGGGTAGGGTATGATAAAACAGATAGCGAGCATTATGTGCCAGGTGGTAGCCAAATTACAACAACAATGTTTCGAGATATTATGAAAAAAGCTGACGCAAATCCTACTCAAAAAGCATTTCAATTATCACTTATATCAGAAGTCGATTATACAAAACAGTTAAAAACAGTTGAAGAAGAAAAAAGAAGAAAAGAAGAAGAACAACAAAGAAAAAAGCAGCAGAAAGAATGGATAGATAAAGTAAAAGAATGGATCCCGTTCTTTTAA